One Bufo gargarizans isolate SCDJY-AF-19 chromosome 3, ASM1485885v1, whole genome shotgun sequence DNA segment encodes these proteins:
- the FBXL3 gene encoding LOW QUALITY PROTEIN: F-box/LRR-repeat protein 3 (The sequence of the model RefSeq protein was modified relative to this genomic sequence to represent the inferred CDS: deleted 1 base in 1 codon) — protein sequence MKRGRMASDTSIGLSVGELGELSKKPKSTRDEATEPSEGHDWGNLLPDIILQIFQYLPLLDRAHASQVCRNWNHVFHMPDLWRCFEFELNQPATSYLKATHPDLIKQIIKRHSNHLQYVSFKVDSSKESAEAACDILSQLVNCSLKTLGLISTARPSFMDLPKSHFISALTVVFVNSKSLSSLKIDDTPVDDPSLKVLVANNSDTLKLLKMSSCPHVSPAGILCVADQCHGLRELALNYYLLSDELLLALSSEKHVRLEHLRIDVVSENPGQTHFHAIQKSSWDALIKHSPKVNLVMYFFLYEEEFDPFFRYETPVTHLYFGRSVSKEVLGRVGMTCPRLVELVVCANGLRPLDEELIRIAERCKSLTAIGLGECEVSCSAFVEFVKMCGGRLSQLSIMEEVLIPDQKFNLEQIHWEVSKHLGRVWFPDMMPTW from the exons ATGAAAAGAGGAAGAATGGCCAGTGACACCAGCATTGGGTTATCAGTCGGAGAGTTGGGGGAATTGTCAAAAAAGCCAAAGAGCACCCGGGACGAAGCCACGGAGCCTTCTGAGGGTCACGATTGGGGGAATCTACTTCCTGACATCATTCTGCAGATTTTTCAGTATTTGCCTCTCTTGGATCGTGCACATGCCTCCCAAGTGTGCAGAAACTGGAATCATGTGTTTCACATGCCCGACCTCTGGAGATGCTTTGAATTTGAGCTCAATCAGCCGGCTACTTCTTACTTAAAGGCGACACATCCTGATCTGATCAAACAGATCATAAAGAGGCACTCGAATCACCTGCAGTATGTCAGCTTCAAG GTTGATAGTAGTAAGGAATCGGCAGAAGCTGCATGCGATATTCTTTCTCAACTTGTAAACTGCTCTTTGAAAACACTTGGATTGATTTCAACTGCTCGACCAAGCTTTATGGATTTACCAAAG TCACACTTCATCTCTGCTCTCACTGTTGTGTTTGTCAACTCAAAGTCACTATCCTCGCTTAAAATTGATGATACTCCGGTTGATGATCCATCTCTGAAAGTGCTA GTGGCCAACAATAGTGACACCCTAAAGCTTTTGAAAATGAGCAGCTGTCCACACGTTTCTCCTGCAG gAATTCTATGTGTCGCAGATCAGTGTCATGGTCTGCGGGAATTGGCTTTGAATTACTACTTACTGAGCGATGAGCTGCTGCTGGCATTGTCCTCTGAGAAGCACGTGCGGTTGGAACACCTGCGTATCGATGTTGTCAGCGAGAACCCAGGGCAAACACACTTTCACGCCATTCAGAAAAGCAGCTGGGATGCTTTAATAAAGCATTCTCCTAAGGTGAACCTAGTCATGTACTTCTTCCTTTATGAAGAGGAGTTTGATCCGTTTTTCCGCTACGAAACGCCAGTCACACACCTGTACTTTGGGAGATCTGTAAGCAAAGAAGTGCTTGGCCGTGTTGGCATGACATGCCCTCGGCTCGTGGAGTTGGTTGTTTGCGCTAATGGACTTCGACCTCTTGATGAAGAACTGATTCGCATTGCAGAGCGATGCAAGAGCCTGACGGCCATTGGACTTGGGGAGTGCGAAGTCTCTTGCTCTGCATTTGTAGAGTTTGTAAAGATGTGTGGTGGTCGCCTGTCCCAGCTTTCAATCATGGAGGAAGTTTTAATCCCCGATCAGAAGTTTAACTTGGAGCAAATTCATTGGGAAGTTTCAAAGCATCTTGGCAGAGTCTGGTTTCCAGACATGATGCCTACTTGGTAG